One window from the genome of Yarrowia lipolytica chromosome 1B, complete sequence encodes:
- a CDS encoding uncharacterized protein (Compare to YALI0B07689g, some similarities with uniprot|Q12090 Saccharomyces cerevisiae YLR107W) has translation MRTVPDDFADTLLVETRLLSFFHFVSFFLERKIATFVDVLFFGYTVQARLSSNMQFSGEGLFFHSPFNSPKKHMFSSSKGLFRGHPCPSIAAGQFCRLLCCPFDHPERVKRESENGSDSAEMVKRRKLEVGQGVARVAGDSSGGKLELPGARQALNQRDRPEIEGVGASPKTEGGRAEGAEKKEFASSQSSQKEQQETPHASATPQASVSPQTSAPPQHVSSSVSEDVLKQGKNGITSKSEKSSVKQPGSRDIYQPSSSREPPVSSIDTRTSSSPKSALEAVMTTSASPSQSRDGSRNTSASPSSSRDAEHLMPTTIFPCPATVPQRIAYLKAIHSALTDKRKLKFPKRAAILEELAAAKRSAGNYMVYTNECRVLVKSIKDGSWRGGKAGGTKTDSKTSGHITSSISNQLDMLASKTKPLLAQNGYPVNPDPLKSGLPSNIGIQHCDRCDKAFDVPKVDNYGSCKYHWARARMGGNSTMPEKFYPCCNQPVGMSEGCEEAPRHVYKLHDLNDLAFVIPFRTVSTSESLDTSTSTSTSTSATTSAPSAKSTKTASRPASTPTKSLTSSLDLEKSRQPFNKARRPRTIFNGPAVNQREPDITLETMKRGIGESRGQADSQERSSEPRERSARVREQPSGSCDQAGSLQTSVVAVDCEMLYTSLGMELCRVTCIDYHGKKTLDRVVRPTGRILDYNTRFSGISDINEPIITESGEKGDSISFEEAHRLILKLINKQTILVGHGLENDLIAMRLIHDRIIDTSILYPDFNPRYKTALKTLALKYLKRTIQTGEHDSMEDALAALDVVKCHLKG, from the coding sequence atgaggaCAGTTCCAGATGACTTTGCAGAtactctacttgtagagacTCGATTACTGTCTTTCTTTCATTttgtctctttttttttggaacGAAAAATTGCCACATTTGTGGATGTACTTTTTTTCGGCTACACTGTACAAGCACGATTAAGTTCCAACATGCAGTTCTCGGGAGAGggtctttttttccacTCGCCGTTTAATTCGCCCAAAAAACACATGTTTTCATCGAGCAAAGGGCTGTTTAGGGGCCACCCATGTCCGTCGATAGCCGCAGGCCAGTTTTGTCGTCTTTTGTGCTGTCCATTTGACCATCCGGAGCGTGTCAAGAGGGAGTCCGAAAATGGCTCTGATTCGGCCGAGATggtgaagagaaggaagcTAGAAGTCGGCCAAGGGGTGGCTCGGGTGGCTGGAGATTCGAGCGGTGGAAAGCTGGAGCTTCCAGGAGCCCGGCAAGCTTTGAACCAGCGAGATCGGCCCGAAATTGAGGGAGTTGGAGCGAGTCCAAAAACTGAGGGAGGccgagcagaaggagctgagaagaaggagtttgCTTCATCGCAGTCAAGTCAAAAGGAACAACAAGAGACACCTCACGCCAGTGCTACACCTCAAGCCAGTGTTTCACCCCAAACCTCAGCTCCACCTCAACATGTTTCGTCATCAGTATCCGAGGATGTTCTGAAACAGGGGAAGAACGGAATTACATCAAAGTCGGAAAAAAGCTCGGTGAAACAGCCCGGATCACGCGACATATATCAACCGTCTTCATCACGTGAGCCCCCTGTATCGTCAATTGACACACGTACGTCGTCCAGCCCAAAAAGTGCTCTGGAGGCGGTCATGACTACATCTGCATCTCCCTCTCAGTCGCGGGATGGATCTAGGAACACATCTGCATCTCCGTCCTCGTCCCGTGACGCCGAGCATCTCATGCccaccaccatcttccCCTGTCCTGCCACGGTTCCTCAGCGAATTGCGTATCTCAAGGCGATTCATTCTGCTCTTACAGACAAGCGAAAACTCAAGTTTCCGAAACGAGCTGCGAtattggaggagttggCTGCGGCTAAACGCAGCGCAGGCAACTATATGGTCTATACCAACGAGTGCCGTGTGCTGGTGAAGAGCATCAAAGACGGCTCTTGGAGGGGCGGAAAAGCAGGTGGTACAAAGACGGACAGTAAGACTTCAGGCCACATTACCAGTTCGATCAGCAATCAACTGGACATGCTTGCTTCCAAAACAAAACCTCTGTTGGCTCAAAATGGATATCCCGTGAATCCTGACCCCCTGAAATCAGGTCTGCCTTCCAACATTGGTATCCAGCACTGTGACCGGTGCGACAAGGCGTTCGATGTGCCCAAAGTAGACAACTATGGCAGTTGCAAGTATCATTGGGCACGTGCGCGCATGGGAGGCAACTCAACCATGCCTGAAAAGTTTTACCCTTGCTGTAATCAGCCGGTGGGGATGTCTGAGGGTTGCGAGGAGGCTCCTCGACATGTTTACAAACTTCATGATTTGAATGATTTGGCCTTTGTGATTCCCTTCAGAACGGTGTCTACCAGCGAGTCATTAGATACATCTACATCTACATCCACATCTACCTCTGCAACTACctcagctccttctgctaAAAGCACGAAAACAGCATCGAGACCCGCTAGCACCCCAACCAAAAGTCTCACATCGTCGCTAGACCTGGAAAAGTCTAGACAACCCTTCAATAAGGCCCGTCGACCAAGAACCATCTTCAACGGCCCTGCTGTAAATCAACGAGAGCCAGACATTACTCTGGAGACCATGAAGAGAGGGATCGGCGAGTCCCGTGGCCAAGCTGATTCTCAGGAACGTTCTTCTGAGCCACGTGAGCGCTCTGCTAGGGTACGTGAGCAGCCTTctgggtcatgtgaccaagCCGGCTCTCTGCAGACCTCTGTCGTGGCTGTCGACTGCGAAATGCTGTATACTTCTCTTGGAATGGAGCTTTGTCGGGTCACGTGCATCGACTACCATGGCAAGAAGACACTTGACCGAGTAGTTAGACCGACAGGACGCATTCTTGACTACAACACGCGATTTTCCGGTATTTCCGATATCAACGAACCTATCATCACGGAAAGCGGCGAGAAAGGAGACAGTATTTCGTTTGAAGAGGCGCATAGACTGATTCTCAAGCTGATCAATAAGCAGACGATTCTGGTTGGTCACGGATTGGAAAATGATCTAATTGCCATGCGTCTTATTCACGACAGAATTATCGATACATCTATTCTTTACCCTGATTTCAATCCCAGGTATAAGACCGCCCTGAAGACGTTGGCTCTGAAATATCTCAAGAGAACCATTCAGACCGGCGAGCATGACTCCATGGAGGACGCTCTAGCTGCTCTGGATGTGGTCAAGTGTCACTTGAAGGGCTGA
- a CDS encoding uncharacterized protein (Compare to YALI0B07667g, uniprot|Q8X1D9 Yarrowia lipolytica Phosphoribosylanthranilate isomerase Trp1, similar to Saccharomyces cerevisiae TRP1 (YDR007W); ancestral locus Anc_3.192): protein MDFLYSSTCLHPVGEFKGQLNGLMVPKYTEADAEEWYRWIMANKDAQALIYTDSSIGVEQGRLVRDLYRQFDPRPMIIRRLDQDAIEVAQIQKSRVMGCDGLVFPHSANISDLADEVRDSGLHILRDGFSYEGEKVSVNLVTDKNTGHSEKTSPTPETCPNPSTCPTHSSPTAPVAPPAHPTNANIASPETAGPVVKICGLRTLEAAVVAMESGADMLGMILVPGRARTVNFDVAREIAAVVRSGKYRNAHSGKRPLLVGVFRNQPLPYILSCVADLNLDIVQLHGDEPLDWCRQIPVSVIKRVSPGKRDFRQSLVAGYQSFSLLDSEVGGEGQLVDWTSAEKWYDNHVRFILAGGLTPENVAQAVQVKGVIGVDVSGGVETDGEKDLDKIRLFVKNARG, encoded by the coding sequence ATGGACTTTCTCTACTCTTCGACATGTCTACATCCCGTGGGAGAGTTCAAGGGCCAACTCAACGGACTAATGGTGCCCAAGTACACTGAAGCGGACGCCGAGGAGTGGTACCGGTGGATCATGGCCAACAAGGACGCCCAGGCCCTCATCTACACAGACTCGTCGATTGGCGTGGAGCAGGGTCGACTGGTGCGGGATCTGTACCGGCAGTTTGACCCGCGACCCATGATCATCCGACGACTGGATCAGGACGCCATCGAGGTGGCCCAAATACAAAAGTCTCGCGTCATGGGATGCGACGGGTTGGTATTTCCACACTCTGCAAATATCTCCGACCTGGCCGACGAGGTCCGAGACTCGGGTCTCCATATTCTCAGAGACGGGTTCTCCTACGAAGGCGAGAAGGTAAGTGTCAACCTGGTAACGGACAAAAACACCGGCCACTCCGAAAAGACAAGCCCGACTCCGGAGACGTGCCCCAACCCTAGCACGTGTCCCACCCATAGCAGTCCCACGGCCCCTGTGGCTCCGCCGGCGCATCCTACTAACGCCAATATCGCCAGTCCCGAGACTGCCGGCCCCGTCGTTAAGATCTGCGGCCTGCGCACCCTTGAGGCTGCTGTCGTGGCCATGGAAAGCGGTGCCGACATGTTGGGTATGATTCTCGTTCCTGGACGAGCCCGGACAGTCAATTTTGACGTTGCACGGGAGATTGCCGCTGTGGTGCGTTCAGGCAAGTATAGAAACGCACATAGTGGTAAGCGGCCGTTATTGGTCGGCGTATTCCGCAACCAGCCGTTACCATACATTCTGTCATGTGTTGCGGACCTCAATCTCGACATTGTGCAGCTGCATGGCGACGAGCCGCTCGACTGGTGCAGACAGATTCCTGTGTCTGTAATCAAGCGTGTGTCTCCTGGAAAGCGGGACTTCCGACAGTCGCTGGTGGCCGGATACCAGTCGTTTTCGCTTCTGGACAGCGAGgtgggtggagaaggacagCTGGTGGACTGGACCAGTGCGGAAAAGTGGTACGACAACCACGTGCGGTTTATTTTGGCCGGCGGGCTGACTCCGGAAAATGTGGCGCAGGCCGTCCAGGTCAAGGGTGTCATTGGAGTGGACGTCTCTGGAGGCGTGGAGACCGACGGGGAAAAGGATCTCGACAAAATCAGGCTGTTTGTCAAAAACGCCAGGGGGTAA
- a CDS encoding uncharacterized protein (Compare to YALI0B07711g, no similarity) — MATPSRPYYPQLGRHATLGTPHRLEPKGLGSPQRQSPSRSATRVVQPPPATPRAAISVNRLGSNRRTRGAAGFTPSTSTSAQRVNSQMNTLHEIMARDGGRTAYSTRDTTRDSALSRDPSTASTLTCRDAPSSAFKFRSGMPLDMPMGGYRDGGGYEEDDTITKRRRVTSHVGSGAAKAKNVTWEEDSREDGPSHMIQQLLLQNQRMEEKLSQFERLEEKLDRMDRVESRLLRIESKMDEILRLCR; from the coding sequence ATGGCAACCCCGTCGCGACCATATTACCCACAATTGGGGCGCCATGCGACGCTCGGAACGCCCCATAGACTCGAACCGAAGGGCCTGGGCTCTCCACAACGACAATCTCCCTCCAGATCAGCCACCAGAGTAGTCCAACCACCCCCAGCGACTCCAAGAGCGGCCATCAGTGTCAACAGACTGGGAAGCAACCGCCGAACACGTGGTGCAGCGGGATTCACGCCCTCAACCAGCACCAGCGCCCAAAGAGTCAACAGTCAGATGAACACACTGCATGAGATCATGGCCAGAGACGGCGGAAGAACAGCCTACAGTACACGTGACACCACACGCGACTCGGccctgtcacgtgacccgtCCACAGCCTCGACGTTGACGTGTCGTGACGCCCCCTCCAGCGCCTTCAAGTTCCGCTCGGGGATGCCGCTGGATATGCCCATGGGAGGATACAGGGACGGAGGGGggtacgaggaggacgataCGATTACTAAGCGACGGAGGGTGACGAGTCACGTTGGAAGTGGCgctgccaaggccaagaatGTCACGTGGGAGGAAGATTCTCGTGAGGATGGGCCTTCTCACATGATTCAACAGTTGCTGTTACAGAATCAGCGTATGGAAGAAAAGTTGAGTCAGTTTGAGCGACTTGAAGAAAAGTTGGACAGAATGGACCGAGTTGAAAGTCGTCTTCTAAGGATCGAGAGCAAGATGGACGAGATTCTGAGGCTTTGCAGATAG